The window CCGCCTTGTAAAAGGCAAGGTTTTTCACGTTAGCGCGGTTGCCAAGTTTTTTGTAGGTATTGCCGGAGACTGACTTCACCTTCGGTCGGCCCATCAAGTACCAGCAAAGGTCGATAACGTGGACACCTACATCGATCAGCGGACCGCCGCCTGAACGCTCGACATCGGAAAACCAGCCACCCGGGTTGCCGAGACGACGAATGCACGAAGCTTTGGCGTAGTAAATATCACCGAGTTCACCGTTTTCCAGAAACGATTTGATGATGCGAGTGTTAGAAGCATACCTGCGGACGAAACCGACCTGTAGCGTTTTGCCGGATCGATGGACCGCTTCCTCCACGGCAAGCGCTTCGTTAACCGTCATGCAGAGCGGTTTTTCGGTAAGCACGTTTTTGCCGGCATCCAATGCGGCGATGGAGATCGGCGCATGGGTATTGTTCCACGTACAGATGCTGACGGCATCGATCCCAGGATCGGCAAGCAATTCTTTATAGTCTGTGTAAATGCGAGTTATGCCGTATTTTTCGGCTTTCGCCATTGCGCGTTCTTCATTCAGGTCGCAGATGGCGTAAAGCTCAGCGTCTGGATTATTTTGGTATGATTTCAAATGCATTTCGGAAATGGATCCGGCTCCGATGACCGCTACACGTACTTTGCTCATTTGAAAAACTCCTCGTCTCTAGAATGTTTTTTATACAGAATGAATTGTTGGCCAAGCCAGCTCAATCCCATAGCTTACAAGCATATTCTGAAAGGCTCTAAGCTCAGTCTCCATGCTGCGTACCTCGCGGGGCAGGAGTTCACGGTCGATACAGCGGCTTGCCAGAAAACCTGCCGCCTCGCCGATGTTCCATTCAACCGGATGGAGCCGGTAGCAGCCATTTGTAATATGGGTGACGCCAAGATTTTTGCATGCTGGAAGCAGATTGTTTATGCGGACAGGAATCAGGCTGCCGAGTGGAATTTGGAACGGCAGGGAAGAGATATCGATATAATGGCGATTTCCCGTGCTGGGATGCAGGTCAATTCGGTAACAGCCGATGCCTACAGAATCGGCGAACTGCTCTGCTTTCCCATCGGGTCGGCAGGCTGTGCTCACATGCTGTTCGAGTACGGTAAACTGGGCTTTGATCCTGCGTGACTCTCGCATGTAAGGTGACATGGCCAGTCCGTCCTCGGTTCCTACGATGTCTTTGCGCAGACGAAGTCCCGGGTAGCCGATCCCCCCATCAGGCCGAGGCGCTTCCG is drawn from Paenibacillus sp. V4I7 and contains these coding sequences:
- a CDS encoding Gfo/Idh/MocA family protein, with product MSKVRVAVIGAGSISEMHLKSYQNNPDAELYAICDLNEERAMAKAEKYGITRIYTDYKELLADPGIDAVSICTWNNTHAPISIAALDAGKNVLTEKPLCMTVNEALAVEEAVHRSGKTLQVGFVRRYASNTRIIKSFLENGELGDIYYAKASCIRRLGNPGGWFSDVERSGGGPLIDVGVHVIDLCWYLMGRPKVKSVSGNTYKKLGNRANVKNLAFYKAADYDASHNTVEDMANALIRFENGASILVDVSFTLHAKEDELTVKLYGDKGGAELEPQLSIITEKHDTILNLTPQINNLSFDFVAGFQDEINYFIEVCQGKKETISPVQDGVEMMKILCGIYESSEKGEEIHF